Proteins found in one Dissulfuribacter thermophilus genomic segment:
- a CDS encoding flagellar assembly protein T N-terminal domain-containing protein, whose amino-acid sequence MNLKTGSTGRGKFRKFFFLFTALLLVAFQQSWAGGIGNSPVRATGVAELKDGNLAGARRAALEDALRQALEQGVGMLMHSVSIFKDDRLMERIYADVHGCIGSYRIIDEKVSGGLCTVTVEAEVKEDVLRDALSRLGLIKAMMDFPRVMILPGPGAKRSQAAEAAITRELVRNRFDVVESGAFPTQALNGGGAKTGMNSAAARAGCEHDAELVILYWLESEEAWNDGIMETVPVTFRARAVETTTGQILDAWQSVVNGVGETPALAARDGVARAASRGAKEMSRAIAAWWADYTANGIPYVIILRTGKGTGQDCTGFVRALEAVAGVVSVTERRSDRGITEIMVRFKGGAGELKHEVLEVAAEEAGLASLHLVRSRGRFMVFEQ is encoded by the coding sequence CTCGTGGCTTTTCAACAGTCATGGGCCGGCGGCATTGGTAACAGTCCGGTGAGAGCCACAGGGGTCGCGGAATTAAAGGACGGCAACCTGGCCGGGGCACGCAGGGCGGCGCTGGAGGACGCCCTCAGACAGGCGCTAGAGCAGGGAGTGGGAATGTTGATGCATTCAGTGAGCATCTTCAAGGATGACCGGCTCATGGAAAGGATCTATGCCGATGTCCATGGGTGCATTGGCAGTTACAGGATAATAGATGAAAAGGTGTCAGGGGGGCTCTGCACGGTGACAGTGGAGGCAGAGGTCAAAGAGGATGTCCTGAGAGATGCCCTGTCAAGGCTGGGACTCATAAAGGCCATGATGGACTTTCCCAGGGTAATGATCTTGCCTGGCCCGGGAGCCAAGAGGAGTCAGGCGGCAGAGGCGGCCATTACCAGGGAATTGGTCCGTAACCGGTTCGACGTGGTTGAATCCGGGGCCTTTCCGACGCAGGCCCTCAATGGGGGCGGGGCAAAAACAGGCATGAATTCGGCTGCCGCCAGGGCCGGGTGCGAACATGACGCGGAGCTTGTCATTCTCTACTGGTTGGAGTCTGAAGAGGCCTGGAATGACGGCATAATGGAGACAGTGCCGGTGACGTTCAGGGCCAGGGCTGTGGAGACCACCACCGGCCAGATCCTTGACGCATGGCAAAGCGTTGTGAACGGTGTAGGCGAAACGCCTGCCCTTGCCGCAAGGGATGGAGTTGCAAGGGCAGCTTCCAGGGGTGCGAAGGAGATGAGCCGGGCCATTGCTGCATGGTGGGCTGACTACACGGCAAACGGTATTCCCTATGTGATCATATTAAGGACAGGTAAGGGCACTGGCCAGGATTGCACCGGGTTTGTCCGGGCCTTGGAGGCCGTGGCAGGTGTGGTGTCCGTCACGGAAAGGCGCTCTGACAGAGGCATTACTGAAATCATGGTGCGCTTCAAGGGAGGGGCAGGAGAATTGAAGCATGAGGTGCTGGAAGTGGCGGCGGAAGAAGCCGGGCTTGCTTCCCTGCACCTCGTTAGGTCCAGGGGAAGGTTCATGGTGTTTGAACAGTAG